A region of the Notolabrus celidotus isolate fNotCel1 chromosome 18, fNotCel1.pri, whole genome shotgun sequence genome:
tcaaagcccgcccacttatgtcacaatcgctcgacagaagcaaaattgctgccgccgccgattggcctcaaaacagcgcttcaaaaacagatgggtgacgtcacggatactacgtccatattttatacagtctatgattttattCTTTCACAAGAATGTCAAAACGTTACTTTCAAATTCTAAAAAAGcagtgtgtgaaaaaaaaaaccctgctaaATATCAAAGCTGTTACTAAAATTAAAGAGTGGTTAGCCAACATGCTGTTAGAATAAAATTTGTTGaatttgctgattttatttgtataagATAAGTAACTGCACCCATTAGAAGAGgaattaaaaaagtttaaattcttatttttcatgtattcaTATATTTGAATGCTTTATGGTCAAACTGATATAGTAGTaaactttttttcagtttaGTTCTGGAGTAATAATTATATTGAAAACAGTTAAATGTGATTTTGTGGGTGTAACATAGTGTGAgctagcatttccaatatttgCTAAATGTAAAATCAACTATTATGAAATTGTAGTCTTTatgaagtttgattttttttaatttcaaacaaaAATGGTTGGTAATGCTCGCCAAATTTAAGTCTCACATATGTGGCCATATTTCGAGAGATAGCTTATTTGGTTCTGTTGGCTAAGTCACAAAAGCTAAATCCAATGGTCCCAATTCTtagctaaaaaaacaacaacattacaaaCAAACTTAAGAGAGGCGTTCATTTTCAGCTGTTAGCTCACTACATTAGTTAAATGTACCACTTTTGCTAATGTTAGTAAAGTCACAAAAGCTTATGTCAGTGCTCAACAACTTCTTAGCCAACATCATttttgacattgtaacattatcaaaaaagaagaggtaATTCTCAGCTAATGATATTATAAACTAGCTTACATAAGTTAGATTTaacgctgcaggactgagagatacagaaaatcattcatccctgcagccattgggcttcataactctctagccaatgggagatgagctgacagacacctgaattacttgtttttatgtgatttttatagttttatcagccaaacaactgaatttcccttagggataaataaagtccattctattctattctattcttttctattctatGATATCCTAGCGAAGCCGGAAGAGCTAATGTTAGTAAAACAATAACTAGTAAGCTTGAGTATGTTAGCTTAGGATTAACATCTCTTTTacagtattttttcactttaaaacaatgttggttTGAAAGTGGTTTAATGCTAACAGTCTCACAGTAGCTAATGGGatactgaatgtgtttttatttatgttaaatGTTTTCCAGTCTTGCTCAAGATTTCTTCACGAGTCATAGTCCATTGAGTTGCTGATGATCAGGGCAGCTGTGTAATGATGAGAATTACATTCATATGATTTGAAACCCTCAAACACTGCAGTGCAGCTGTATGTTTCTAACCATGAtcatgatgtcagaggaaaatggccacTGTGTGACTATGATGAATGAGACCTTCAGTGTTGCTCGTACGTTTTCCAATGAATGGGTTCTTTCTGgtgcgtgtttgtttgtgtagtttGGAGGCGTGACTCCTGCTGAGCCCAGATGTGTAATAGCACTGGATATGGAGCCATTTACAGCCACTCAAACATCCTAATGCACATAGATACACACAGTCGAACAGATGAGGGGTTGTAGTTTGGAGGTATCTGACCACATCCTGCGTGTTTCTCCTCCAGTGATCCTCAAACCACCTCCACTCTCCCTTTACACTCGGTCAGCAGCTTCTGGCCTCAAACACACAACGAAAGAGTGCTGAGAAAGGGACCACGGACCGGGTCAAGCTAAAggttatgtgtttatttgtaggagcttttaatgatttaatgcTACAGATTATAGAGAAAAAAAGGCAATCAACAAAGGTGTGAACATCCTTATCTGTTACCTGTCTTTATGTGGGAAACTCACACTGTGTGTGGAAATCAAACACACTCTTTGACCCTGGATTTTTTTACACTCCTGTGGTTCCTGTGTGCAGAAAAGTGCCAAACACTGTCTGAAATGTCAGCCTCGTCCCTGGAAAGACTAAGTCTGAGCAGTTTTTTTGCTCTGGCTCAGCACTTGTCAGCACGCATCTTGTGGTGCTGACCAATTGAAACGCTTGTGTGTAAAGGTTAAACCGGGAGCAGCGGTGGCCACTGTATAACCCTGAATTCTCTGTGGTGAAGACAGGAATGCTAGGCGGTTTAGCAAATTTGAATGGTACTATTCTTTGGGCCTAcaacatgtattttattttcatgtatatataatttgatttgttttgtgtgtgtgtgtgttttcagttccCGTACGCAGCCCCTCCACCTCAGGAACCAGTAAAGACGTTACGAAGCCTTATAAACATCCGCAAGGACACACTGCGGCTTGTACGGTATGGTCATTcacccaaacacacatttaaccttttattacacACTGTTTTCGGATTTTATGTCCACTGAGCTTATTTTAGAAAACAAGTCATAACAGCTAATTTAAGGGGAAGTGCCAACTCAGGTTTCTTTTTCATATCAACTTTTAATTTGCGTCAAACATActgggacaaaaaaaaaaggaatacaaaataatacatcagGGAATATTGAAGTAAAAACCAAgacatttttcccttttctgcagaaaacaacttttacagAAATATCACGCTATTTGAAAATTACAATAcatgaaatctaaatgttcattTTGTCTGTGGGTAAAGCCAACAAGcttaaaaaacatcacattttacacagagacaaaatgaaaagtaatttatagagacaggaaaatgacaaagaatcatttcacacattcaaaaacatgAGGAATCAAACCACAATAAAATACTCAGAGTCTCAAAGAACCACTATAGAatgattaaaattaaataaaacatgaaatacttTGTATTTTTCATCACGTGAGTTCTAATAATAGATGACAATGAAAAACAATTCTTTATAATTATAGACTTGGAAGGTATTAAAGTATcactttacttcctgttttatcaGCTCAGACTCTCCATGACTCATGCAGTTGATTATGAAGCTTCTGCAACAGCTAAATCTTTACACCTCTCCATCTTCCTtgtgtgtcttcttcttcttcttcacctgcaGGTGCAGCGAAGACCTGAAGCTGCCGGGTGACGATGCGGCTGGCAAGAACAGAGCCTGTTATAACATAGAGTTCACCTTCGACGCTGACACGCAGGTGGCCATAACCATCTACTACCAGGCCATAGAAGAGTTCCACAACGGAGTGCCAGTGTAAGATGAATTAGCTGCTACAAAATTTACAACATTTCTAAATGGTCTGAAGTTACCCTttgtaagaaaaaacaaacagttgggTTGAAGTATCTCAATCAGAAATGGTTGGGAATATGAAAAGACAGACTTCTGATATCTATAGTCATCTTTATtagaaataaaagaacagaaacagacttgtatagaggaaaaaaatccataaaTAGTCACATAGATGCACTTGATTTACCTTTAATATGGTATTTTGAATTACATGTAGGTTTAGCCATGTTTGGTTTAACTGgctgtctgtgttctctgtcaGGAGTGGATACAGGATGTAAGCATGTGTTGCCTAACCTCCACCTTATCTTTAAATAACCAGATAAAGTCTTAAGCgtctttccaaccctaactcagttgaggcagatggctgtctaacatgagtctggttctgctcaaggtttctgcctgttaaaggaagtttgtccttgccgctgtaacttgctaaatgctgcaaagtgctctgctcatggtggattaagatgagatcagactgagtcctgtctgtaagctgggactggatcttatcaatcaatctttatttgtatagcgccaaatcacaacaatcattatctcaagacgcttttacaaacaaagcaggtctagaccgtaatgttaaattattaacagacacccaacaccaagacagggtaagactcagacttatcccaccttaatccaccatgagcgttGTACCTCAcattatttagctagttacagcggcggggtaaacttccttttaataggcagaaacctcgagcagaaccagactcatgttagacagacatctgcctcaatggagttgtggttggaaagagggatagaagagaataagagagagacagCGATGACcttctcctgtcttgatgttgggtctttgataataatataacatagagtacagtctggacctgtttttctgatttgatgCTGTATAAATActgttttgattgattgattgataacctGTTCTGGTGTAGCTAATGTTGAGTTCACACTCATGACGCTGTGTACAGTTTTTGAACTAACCACATGCCACTTAGCCTGACTGTTCCAGACCCATCAGCCAGCTCATATTAATTTCCGCTCTGGCGATGCTAGACTACGTGCCAGCTGCAGTTTCTTCTCGATGCTAATGAGTGTACAAACATGTCACTGactatttttgtgtgtttcctgcagttacCTGCCTCAGGACAGCTCTCTGCAGTCTGAGACGGTGCACTTCAAGAGAGGAGTGTGCCAGCAGTTCTGTCTGCCCTCACACACCGTTAACCTCAGCGAGTGGGCTGATGAGGAGGTAggcagattgtgtgtgtgtgtgtgtgtgtgtgtgtgtgttaactgaaaactaaagaaaaaaatgtatgagcATGTTTAAATAATTACCCTGTTTCCTTCCTCACTTCCTTGTTTCCTCTACAGCTGCTGTTTGATATGGACAAAGAGATTTTCCCCATGGTGGTGCAGGCGGTTGTAGATGAAGGGGATGGTGAGTTAGTGTGTATTGAACaaactgtgagtctgaaagAAGAGCTGCAGAATTTTAACCAAGGACACGTCcactttgtttatttcttgCAGAACATTTGGGTCACTCTCACATCCTGCTGGCAACATTTGAAAAGGTAAGAACGGCAtgtcagagtcagaggaggTCATGCTGGATTAGTCCCATTTTTCAGATTATCATGTTTGAAAATACAGAGATAAAACTCCCATAATGCTTTGGGTAATGTAGATGAGTTGCACTGTAGGCTACAACttcagtcatttttaaaaaacgtatacttgtttacattttggcaTATCACCACCATTGCTAGGACGCAGAATTAGCTGTGAGCAGATCCTGATTGTATTGAACCCACTGATATAAAGAAATCTGTAACAGGATTACTTTGATACGAAGGAAAACTTGGACAGATCAGTTATCAAGCAAGTTCTGCAGCTAAATGCATGCTAAAGCATTTGCCAGCTCTGAACTTAAGGCAGTTATTTACATGTTCAGTGACGATTGAAATCAGGTATCAAGCTTTCCTTTGGAAGTGTAAGTCATCTCAAACTTATAATACTTAAATCACAGGTGCAGATTTAGCCTAATAGTTAAATTGAGCACTCATAAAATAAACGGCCTGGGCACCATTCAAGCCTGccgcccctttcctgcatgtcatttccCCACtgtctcccagtttcctgctctagcCACTGTCCTCtactctctgaataaaggtgtaaaagcccactCCCCGCCCCCCCTAAATATTGATATCACTTCGGGTCTATGAGTTATTTGGCCAAAGCAAACTGCTCATAGATAAAACTTAGCAGCCACTTCACTGTAACAGCTGACCTTGTTGACAGGCAGCCAAATCATCATCTCATATACTGTCGATCTGCGATGGCTCTCCGTTGGCCCTCACTCAGTAACATCGCCTCACGTCTCACCTCCAACTCCTCCTTGTTCGAGCCTCTGCTGTCTTCTTACCTGCTCTAAAAAAAACCTGCCCTCTCTCTTAAAAGTGAATAGTTAGAAACATCTCAACTGTCAGTCTAGAGAAGAAGATTCAAAAGAATAAAGATATGTATCGGTCTGTGTGTATTAATGAATGATATGCACAAGAAGAACTGCCGTTCATGCAGGATAAATTAATGCTAACTGTTGCTTTCTCTGTCAGCACATGGATGGGAGCTACTGCGTGAAGCCTCTGAAGCAGAAACAAGTGGTGactactgcttttttttttcctctctctctccttcccctcTTTTGTGTGACTTTGTTTCTCGCTTTTGAAAGACATAGATAAACCAAAGCTGTATTTCCCTGTCGCACATCACACCTGGCTCATGAGACCTGCTGCCTTTTAATCTTCACTCTGTTCCTATTCCCAGGTGGATGGAGTGAGTTATCTCCTGCAAGAGATCTATGGGATAGAGAACAAATACAACAGCCAAGAATCAAAGGTAAACATCAGAGAACATGAGGGGATTTTTCTGTCTGAATGCATCAGAAGTGATGCGGCAGTGCGCTAAAATAAATGAGTGTATCTGTCAGTCTGTCGCGCCCTGTGGAggacttctctcttttcttcataacgttcagatgtttttttttaatctccagGTTGCCGACGATGAGATCAGTGACAACAGTGccgagtgtgtggtgtgtttatcAGATGTACGAGACACGCTCATCCTGCCGTGCAGACACCTGTGTCTCTGCAACGCCTGCGCAGACACGCTGCGTTACCAGGCGAACTGCTGCCCTATCTGCAGACTGCGTGAGTGTCTTCACAAAATGAGACTGTTAACAAAGTGTTTCCAAATCTAAAAAAAGATCCCTAAGAGGACTTTTGGATGTATCATTTCCTATACAATTAAAATTGTATTACATCAGAGAAAGAAGTAGATTTTGATCATCAGTTTTCTTTACCAGGTTTAAAGAGGATTATACTCCTTCTGTATATAGAAATGTAGCatttttcattctttaaaaTTGCTTCATATGGTTGCCAGATAGGAATGACATTTTCTGGGAGTGAATCCTCATGACCTGTCTTTAGACTTGTGGACTTTTCAGGTGTCTTTTGTGGTGTTCTGTGAGTATTGGAGGCTGATCAAACCCACAGCATGACTAGATCATAAACAGCCTCAGGTGGACTGCATGCAGATTTTGAGATGGTCCGCTTAGGCTGAAGATAAAACACCCTGCAGGATGTAAACCTGAGTGCAGActaaaagatacattttttgccTTGTGGTCATAAGCACTTCATTCTGTTATCATAGAAATATTGCGTAAGTCCAACCAGTTTTATCCCGGGAGGACGCTGACGTTTTAATACATGCTTTTATCACCAGCCGCATGGACGACTGTAACTCTTCATTGGATGAACAAAGAAGTCTAAAAAAAATGACTGCTTGagttttaacacaaaaaaagaaaacagatcatTCCACTTCTTAAAGCTCTatattttaaagctctacaCGGCCTTGCTCCTCCTTACACTGCAGATCCTCTTTCATGTTATGTTGTGTTCCAGGTCTCAGAGGTCCTCTGATTCCTTTTAagtgttcctcatgtgtcccaaACAAGcactagagagagagagctatcTGCTTGTATGCACAAGAACTCTGGAACTCTCTACCTTTGGATGTAAAAATGGGAAGCTCTTAAACTTATGACCTACCTTTGTAGTCTGGCTTTTAACTCagagggatttaaaaaaaaaaaaattgtattataaaaaatgtattggttttaattaatttttctgacttcaaatttaaaaatttaatccattgatttttattatttattaaaaaatatatttttttgattatttctatttttgattattttaactGTTGCTATCCTATtatttcctctcttttgttgtgaagcactttgggctgtatGCTTTtgtgtatgaaaagtgctatacagataaagttgagttgagttgtgcACTGGCAGACTTATCGTACTAACAATGAACGCATCATGACTAGAATCCTTCAAGTCCAGAGTAGTGCTTTGAATCAGCCCTCCGGAGCAGGCCTTGAACAGTCAAAGTGTGTCgcattgttttcttcttttactaAATGACGCAGATGTCGATGCACTCTGTACTTTAAGCCTTCCTGTAAAAGGCGAAACATAATGGAGGTTTTGACAATAGCCACTGAAAGTGATTAATCACAGCTGATTCATGCAACATCTGGTAAAAGCATGAGTAGAATCTGCTGCATTGTTTTATTGTACTgacacagggagacaaaaaaacaacactgaggaAGAGACAGACTACTCAGCGTATGCAAAATAAAGCAATGcaacatcctgctgtctttcacTTTCATGTTGCCTGCATTCAGCTAccttctgttcctgaagcgctgttttgaagccaatcatccgccatattggaaatgctgaactcaacctaacttagtttgaggtaaagaggcggggtttgagcctcctcgccaacagttacagtgttcccacctgtcaatcaagtcagtcatgtccttaaatgggcaaaacttgtaatcttaactACGTAGACTTaaccggctgtaaacatgtttattattgccgtaaagattgtcttttttgaatgggtgtgtatgtggtttctggtgtttctgcagacagcctcaagtggatgctctgTGAacagcagtttataacacttctacatgtgcctcatattttgagactggaggttgccgctgtCTGTTCACAATAATAATCTCACAATCTGTTCTTCTTTTAGCGTTTCGAGCTCTGCTGCAGATCCGAGCCATGAGGAAGAAGCTCAGCCCTCTGACGCCAACCAGCTTTAACCCCGTCATCACGTCACAGACCTCTGACTCAGAGGAGCACTCAGTGAGTCACAAACGTCCCAACAAATATATTCAATAATGACCGTCACATTCCCAGTTTGCTCATGCCTCCCCCcgtgtcctctcctcctcctcctcgttcaCAGGCGTCAGAGCACATCCCTCCAGGCTACGAGGCCGTGTCTCTTCTGGAGGCGCTGAACGGACCCCTCAGCACCTCCTCCGtggttcctcctcctctccactctGGCCCCAGCCACGTCACCGGAGCTCTGCCCCCGTACAGCAGTGAGCCTCACCCGGCACCCGCCagatccctctctcctctcgacCACTCCAACTCCAGTCAGGGACTCAAACTCAAGAAGAGTGGTTCAAAGTGAGTCCGCCTCTCTTGTCTAACTTATGTTTATGCTTGAGGgtatttttgtcattaaaaataaaatgtttgcattGTAAATGCAtgtattcaattttttttttttttcaatattagggatttttgtttccatttccaGCATCGAATATGTAATTACAAATGCGTTTTTGCAGCTCAGCAAAGATTTCTGTGGATAACAGTGTGAAGAGTTTCAGGAAAAGGTCTCTAGAGGCTGTCAGTTTTTTAAGAGACAATTCAGAACCAGCgtttaacccatagactgtataaataagggatgtagtatccgtgacgtcacacatctgtttctgaagcgctgttttgaatccAATCGTcagagggagccatattggaaatgttgaactcaacctaacttctgtcgagttactgtgaagaggcgggctttgagcctcctgtcaatcaagtcagctgtgtccctCAGcctggaaaacttgtaatcttaatatcttcagaattgttgcgttatgaaaaaattcaccccctgtacagtgtgtgccaatcaagaaatgagcaatTCAAACTATAcacgtttttttgtaccagtctgtaaacatgtttatttcagctgtcttttttgaattggtgtgtatatggTGTCTGCCTGGTAgttccagcctcaagtggacactgaaggaactgcagtttttagttttttttcagtttttgaatGATTTATATGTCAGTGTTGTTCTGaacactgaagcaaaatgtAATTTCAAGATTACTTTGGAACGAAAAGGTATCTATACTGCTTATCCCTTTTGGGGTTGCTGTAGcccagccctattcaattagcggcccGTGAGCCACATGCGACCCAAAAGCAACTGCAgagtgattgtgacttaaattgttaactttgctcactgtctgctaaaaatgtccggccccgctcatgtccttagtctgaaaatccggcccgaccaaatattcaattgaatagccctgctgTAGCCAATCCCTACTGTCGCTAGACGAGAGGGCGGGGCCTATCTGTGTagtgtttgcatgttctccctgagCATGTATGAGTTCCCTTCAGCTCCTCGTCCTCTCACAGTCTAAAACATGCTTGTGAGgtttaattggtcactctaaattgtctgagtgtgtctggttgtctgtctgtatgATAGCCCTGTGATGGTCTGACGTCCAGAGTGTTTCCTGCCTCTCCTCCGATGACAGCTGATACCTGGAATTGGAAATTATGAAACCTACTTACAACATACTTGAATACACTTTTATGATGATGTATCGTTTGCATTTTTTCATCACGCCTGCCTAGAAGAGatgcatcacacacactcatcctaattatgtttttttaaaattgttttgttCATGACAGGTCGCTTTCCCAGAATTCCTCTGTGCttcctgaggaggaggatgagaagtCTTGCAGTGAATCAGAGGCCTGCCGACACAAACTGGCCGTGGACCAGCaggaggtgcgtctgaaaataaaTTCTAGCTCATCTTGATGTCATGCATGAGTGcacatttgtttgtctgtgtgtgtgtgtgtctgtctgtgtgtgttcggAGGATCATGTGGTGTTGCAAGCTCCTCTCTTAACTCTCTTCTTGTTGTTTAACAGAACGGAGTGACTCCAGACAGCGAGAACCTGACTCTCTCCTCGTCCGGAGCCATCGACCATTCCTCCTGCACTGGGACCCCGCTCTCTTCCACCATCACCTCCCCTgaaggtacacacacaaacacacacaaaatacaacCTTATTTCTCTCCATAATCCCaaccacaaacacattttttccctCAGGAATATTTTCACCAAGACATTTTAGgaaacaaacaattaaaatgtgcattgtgtaaaaaaaaaaaaaagcacatccaTGTCCCAATCTCTTTTCTTCCATCTCTACCTGTCTAACATACTTCATTCTTCATCTATGGAGTAACACAAGAAGGAGCCAGAAGTGTGGTGTTACATGAGGTCAGGAAACAGCACGGCTGGGTAAAAGAACGTCTTGATATTTAAGGAATAAAACGGAGAAGTTGTTCAGATaattgaagaaaaagaaaaacgagTGCACACTCAGCTATAAAACCAAGACTTCACCTCTGAAGGAGACATTATAAACTGTGACAAACTCACTTCTGAGgtttgaaattaaaattgatCCTCAGAAAGATGGCAAGCCTTCATAAATTAGTCATAAATCTAATCAAACTTTATTGTGGATTGGGCGCAGGCTGGGTTTCAAAGGTTGCATGCCCACATAACAGACAGCcagggtttgattccagcctgctgCCCCTttccctgcatgtcattcctcctctctctcccagtttccttaTCTATCCATTATCCTGTCCTCTACAAAGGAATGGGTAAAAGCTCCAAAAATATAATGTTAtcgtctgtttgtaatgcaggaTTGCAAACAGAAGAATAAGTAAGCGTTATCCAGAATCTCTAATCACTAATAATGATGTCCAACAAATACATCAtcaatgaaaacataaataaaaacaatataaaacactttgacattttgtagagcagtgagcacttCTTAATAATTTCTTACTATTTCTTGTCCTGTCAAGAAGAAGTGGTTCAGGTGAGCGTCTCATTTCTAAAAGACAGaatatgtttgattttgtgtttccaGGCTTCATGTTGTACAAAGAAGATGCTCTTTCTGTATTAAAGACATGCTTCTTGTTACATTCATTTGATGGCAGTGTGACTTGTTGGTGTCAAAGACCCGAGCAGTTGTTACATGAAAGGAAAACACCACAGGAATCTCACCATGATAACATATCCGTATCTAACATGACAGAAAGAGTTTAATGCTCTGAGGTAGAtaaaaaaagctgcagcagcacaaagtCAAGATGgaacacagaaaaaagaagacattgaGCTTACAACAGAACCACCAACCATGCAAAGTCCAAACAGTGCTGCCACGTCTCACATCTTCAGGACACCGAGCAGATTTCTGTCTGTTGCTGTGTTcatatctgtgtttttctttgttgttctgGCTGTGAAAACATGTCTTCCCCCTGTGATGGTGAAATCTAAATCTTATCTAAAAATCACACCAGAACTCGGCTTGTAGTTTGAAATGATTAAACGAACATCCACTGAAGTATTAATGTAAGTAATACAAGGATTCTaagtctgtctttttatttaattcaaataacggtgaaaaagaaaatcctcaAAGTGGTGTTCACTTTCTCTAAAATTGAGCACAGAGCTAAAAGGCGCCACGCGGAGTCttttaacatgaataaataagaagcTGGAGCCACCACAGCGTTTAATGCTGCTGCCATTACATCAGGATTTATTGGAAATGTGTGCAATGGCTTCTTGGATGAGAGGACTGAGAGCTGAAATGAAAGGCTTAATGACTTAATAACTTCAAACCTGTTTATCCTCTACAAAGCTAATCCCTCTGCGTTGTGCTTCTGCCTTCTTTGTGCCATTTCTTGTTGGAACAAAGGAACTGGAATACATGTAGTAAAAAAGAAAGGTGGTAATAAAAACTTTAGAGAACATATGTTGTGACTTCCCCTTCTCTTAAGAAAATGGAttctagtttttgtttgtgaagtATAGAGCTGAAATCAGGATTAGATTACCTTAGTGTAACATCTGGAACAATGTCTAAcatgtagactgtataaataatggacgtagtatccgtgacttcacccatctgttcctgagtgctgttttgaagccaatcgtcggtggccatattggaaatgctgaactcaaccaaacttagtgtgaggtaaagaggcaggctttgaactgcctagccaacagctatattttgagactggaggttgccgcttggtctaacAGCCAGCTCAACTCTGTTTATAATGACTacttaaaataacttttttacacaatccctccttttctcttttttttgttctaatGCAACAAACCCAGAAGTGTCAATAAGACATCTATTTTCTCTGAGGAAGCTACATGCTAACTGTTTCTCGACTATACAAGAGTTCATCTTTTCTGCTGTTAAATACAACGCAGCATCTTCAGCTGAAGAATGAAATAATCATATATCTGGTCAGCACAGGTTTCTGTTCAGGCACAGTGTCAGGCAACCTGGGAGCCTCGATGTGATGACAAGTCTCTGAGCTGCTGGTGTCCGAGAAACCGTTTCAGCATTTTACCCTCCAGAAAAACACGATTTAACCCATAGCTTTCTTATTTCTGCTTATTGGTATGTTAAACTAGCATGA
Encoded here:
- the rnf157 gene encoding E3 ubiquitin ligase RNF157 isoform X3; this encodes MGALTSRQNIGVEEVDIPSNSVYRYPPKSGSYFASHFIMGGEKFDSTHPEGYLFGENTDLNFLGTRPVAFPYAAPPPQEPVKTLRSLINIRKDTLRLVRCSEDLKLPGDDAAGKNRACYNIEFTFDADTQVAITIYYQAIEEFHNGVPVYLPQDSSLQSETVHFKRGVCQQFCLPSHTVNLSEWADEELLFDMDKEIFPMVVQAVVDEGDEHLGHSHILLATFEKHMDGSYCVKPLKQKQVVDGVSYLLQEIYGIENKYNSQESKVADDEISDNSAECVVCLSDVRDTLILPCRHLCLCNACADTLRYQANCCPICRLPFRALLQIRAMRKKLSPLTPTSFNPVITSQTSDSEEHSASEHIPPGYEAVSLLEALNGPLSTSSVVPPPLHSGPSHVTGALPPYSSEPHPAPARSLSPLDHSNSSQGLKLKKSGSKSLSQNSSVLPEEEDEKSCSESEACRHKLAVDQQENGVTPDSENLTLSSSGAIDHSSCTGTPLSSTITSPEDPVSSSLVQSVMSMASSHSQHSHISIDTMSSMSGSYLAGAEGEPGVDDGGDVEAEENQDAPMESRGPSQQDGEFSREPKEQNYSLAVEEQDSEGNDVTEEDCSSPSNGKGLMYLGGYRPVLEPRPHHTSTSNINLEEQGTENLDGQSPKHPRRGPLIV